One window of Saccharopolyspora phatthalungensis genomic DNA carries:
- a CDS encoding glycohydrolase toxin TNT-related protein (This protein contains a domain related to Tuberculosis Necrotizing Toxin, which is the C-terminal effector domain of outer membrane channel protein CpnT, and which has a lethal NAD+-glycohydrolase activity.), with product MAAEGAASEAKSVRPAAATGRDYRRHRVCTGFQVISGVAKPAYGQFGGGTAAVLPGHRRLARRGLRPARGLACGVTVRCDASRLAGRPCHGG from the coding sequence GTGGCTGCCGAGGGGGCCGCCTCGGAGGCCAAGTCGGTCCGCCCCGCCGCAGCGACCGGGCGGGACTACCGCAGGCACCGGGTGTGCACCGGGTTCCAGGTGATCTCCGGAGTTGCGAAACCGGCCTACGGCCAGTTCGGCGGCGGCACCGCCGCCGTCCTCCCTGGTCACCGACGGCTGGCTCGCCGAGGCCTGAGACCGGCACGCGGCTTGGCCTGCGGTGTGACCGTTCGGTGTGATGCATCTCGCTTGGCGGGACGCCCTTGTCATGGTGGGTAG
- the pdxR gene encoding MocR-like pyridoxine biosynthesis transcription factor PdxR, which translates to MTVGWSTSLDLHLDWVGRPDSRKLAEALRTAIRDGRLPAGSRIPSTRALAHDLGVARGTVTRAYNQLVTEGFLLSRQGAPTTVAERLASPDPVAAPTRLETPASRWDFRPGRPNLSSFPRRDWMAASRRALQTTPAGDLDYGDPQGHPALREALADYLARVRAVATTPDRIIICNGYSQALSLLSNALHDQGLDSIDFEDPSLPSLRAIPASLGMAVRGVPVDRDGIDVAQQHSQAVVVTPAHQFPLGITMSSTRRMELVQLAKAEDRLIIEDDYDGEFRFDRQPIGSLQGMAPNHIAYAGTASKTLAPALRLAWLALPPQLVAPVRTLKEHSGLHAPLFEQLAMAELIRSGAYDQHVRRSRAVYRRRREQLRDALSGMRANHRPYPAGISAGLHITLQLDPEGPTEREVLTRARKHSVELEVLGPYWVAPGEHPPGVVIGYAAPAEHAFRPALQALVTVLQR; encoded by the coding sequence GTGACAGTTGGATGGTCCACTTCGCTGGATCTGCACCTGGATTGGGTGGGCCGACCCGACAGCCGCAAGCTGGCCGAGGCGCTGCGCACCGCGATCCGCGACGGCCGCCTCCCGGCAGGCAGCCGCATCCCCTCCACCCGTGCGCTGGCGCACGACCTTGGCGTCGCCCGCGGCACTGTCACCCGCGCCTACAACCAGTTGGTCACCGAGGGCTTCCTGCTGTCCCGCCAGGGTGCGCCCACCACCGTCGCCGAACGGCTGGCGAGCCCCGACCCGGTCGCCGCCCCGACCCGCCTGGAAACCCCCGCATCCCGCTGGGACTTCCGCCCCGGCCGACCGAACCTCAGCTCCTTCCCGCGCCGGGACTGGATGGCCGCTAGCCGCCGCGCCCTGCAAACGACCCCGGCGGGCGATCTCGACTACGGCGATCCGCAGGGGCATCCGGCACTGCGCGAGGCCCTCGCCGACTACCTCGCCCGAGTCCGCGCGGTGGCCACCACGCCGGACCGGATTATCATCTGCAACGGCTACTCCCAGGCGTTGTCGCTGCTCAGCAATGCCCTGCACGACCAGGGGCTGGACTCGATCGACTTCGAGGACCCGTCCCTGCCGAGCCTGCGCGCGATCCCGGCCAGCCTTGGCATGGCGGTGCGCGGCGTGCCCGTCGACCGCGACGGCATCGACGTCGCGCAGCAGCACAGCCAAGCCGTGGTGGTCACCCCGGCGCACCAGTTCCCGCTCGGCATCACCATGAGCTCGACGCGCCGGATGGAACTCGTCCAGCTGGCCAAGGCCGAAGACCGGCTGATCATCGAGGACGACTACGACGGCGAGTTCCGCTTCGACCGCCAGCCCATCGGCTCGCTGCAAGGCATGGCACCGAACCACATCGCCTACGCCGGCACGGCCAGCAAGACCCTCGCCCCCGCCCTGCGGCTCGCGTGGCTCGCATTGCCCCCGCAGCTGGTCGCGCCGGTCCGCACGCTCAAAGAACACAGCGGACTGCACGCCCCGCTGTTCGAACAGCTGGCCATGGCGGAGCTGATCCGGTCGGGAGCCTACGATCAGCATGTCCGCCGATCGCGCGCCGTGTACCGGAGGCGACGGGAGCAACTCCGCGATGCGCTGAGCGGCATGCGCGCGAACCACCGGCCCTACCCGGCCGGGATTTCGGCGGGCCTGCACATCACCCTGCAGCTCGACCCGGAGGGACCGACGGAGCGAGAAGTCCTGACACGGGCGCGGAAGCACTCGGTGGAACTTGAGGTGCTCGGGCCGTACTGGGTTGCTCCCGGAGAGCACCCGCCCGGCGTGGTCATCGGCTACGCCGCACCCGCGGAGCACGCCTTCCGCCCCGCGCTACAAGCATTGGTCACCGTCCTGCAGCGGTGA
- a CDS encoding carboxymuconolactone decarboxylase family protein codes for MRINLHKTSPAASRAMFAFSQAVAEESDRAGLAPDLLELIKIRASQLNGCAFCLDMHTRDARKLGMGEQRLDLLAAWRETDLYSEQERAALALTEAITNLPGGVPDDVWEEAAEAFSEEQLSVVVWAATVINTWNRLGVTSRADFPRR; via the coding sequence ATGCGTATCAACCTGCACAAGACCAGTCCGGCCGCCAGTCGCGCCATGTTTGCGTTCTCGCAGGCGGTCGCCGAGGAGTCCGACCGGGCGGGCCTGGCCCCGGACCTTCTGGAGTTGATCAAGATTCGGGCGTCCCAGCTCAACGGCTGCGCGTTCTGCCTGGACATGCACACCAGGGACGCGCGCAAGCTTGGCATGGGGGAGCAGCGGCTCGACCTGCTGGCCGCGTGGCGGGAAACAGACCTCTACTCCGAGCAGGAGCGGGCCGCCTTGGCGTTGACCGAGGCGATCACGAACCTGCCCGGCGGGGTCCCCGACGATGTTTGGGAGGAAGCCGCCGAGGCGTTCTCGGAAGAGCAGCTCAGCGTCGTCGTGTGGGCAGCGACGGTGATCAACACCTGGAACCGCCTTGGCGTCACGTCCCGCGCCGACTTTCCCCGGCGCTGA
- a CDS encoding helix-turn-helix domain-containing protein: protein MATTPKGRALGIALRKVRKECGITLRELASMIGRHSGEISRWENAERPLTPERVAQILTALGVNGERFQEIVALAYDSKNPPWVATTLPEREQQLSALIEFEQTATLITAVAPLLVPGLLQDRGYIQAIMSAGGVPPSEIPTRIAIRVGRRDAITRAQPVRFVGLIGEAVLHQVVGSRKVMAQQLRHLGEMNGRPNVSLRVIPYKSGWHPALEGAFTLIDSDNATPIVQLENRRSTLLLHEEDDVSAYQEAIEQLQSAALNEHDSIKLISGVFERLEKNRDT from the coding sequence GTGGCTACGACGCCAAAGGGACGTGCGTTGGGTATAGCCTTGCGCAAAGTCCGCAAGGAATGTGGCATTACCTTGCGTGAATTGGCAAGCATGATTGGTCGTCATTCCGGCGAGATATCCCGATGGGAAAATGCGGAGCGTCCACTGACGCCTGAGCGAGTTGCGCAGATTCTGACGGCGCTAGGTGTGAATGGTGAACGTTTCCAAGAGATTGTGGCACTCGCATACGATTCAAAGAACCCGCCTTGGGTTGCAACGACTCTACCGGAACGTGAACAGCAACTAAGTGCGCTGATCGAGTTTGAGCAAACCGCAACGTTGATAACAGCTGTCGCCCCCCTCCTGGTTCCGGGGCTACTACAAGACCGCGGCTACATCCAAGCAATCATGAGCGCTGGTGGCGTACCGCCAAGTGAGATACCCACACGGATCGCGATTCGCGTGGGACGGCGCGACGCGATAACGCGCGCCCAACCTGTTCGGTTCGTCGGCCTTATCGGCGAGGCGGTGCTACATCAGGTTGTAGGCAGCAGAAAAGTCATGGCTCAGCAACTTCGGCACCTGGGCGAAATGAACGGGCGACCAAACGTTTCCCTGCGAGTCATCCCATACAAAAGTGGCTGGCACCCTGCGCTAGAGGGCGCGTTTACCTTGATTGACTCGGACAACGCTACCCCGATCGTCCAACTTGAGAACCGACGATCAACGCTCTTGCTACACGAAGAGGATGATGTCTCAGCTTACCAGGAGGCGATTGAACAGCTTCAGTCAGCGGCATTGAACGAACACGACTCGATCAAGCTTATTTCCGGAGTTTTTGAAAGGTTGGAGAAAAACCGTGACACGTAG
- a CDS encoding DUF397 domain-containing protein: protein MTRRWKKSSRSQNGSDCVEVASTLDALRDSKDPEGPVVTADVSKFIRAVRAGRFDR, encoded by the coding sequence GTGACACGTAGATGGAAGAAATCTAGTCGCAGTCAGAATGGTTCTGATTGCGTGGAAGTGGCTAGCACGCTCGATGCACTACGCGACTCCAAAGACCCGGAAGGGCCGGTCGTCACGGCCGACGTTTCAAAATTTATCCGAGCGGTGAGGGCTGGCCGGTTCGACCGGTGA
- a CDS encoding ADP-ribosylglycohydrolase family protein has translation MTDAQPGSSLSWADRFRGAMLGGAVGDALGSGVRNATTAEIQQWFGPQGVVDYLPVYGRRGAVTDLTQLTVFTLEALLRAKAVGEQSAVPTIEGNHLAWLHTQGVPWTYAMSKYAASDPTGWLLQRPELYSTRNPGGPALFGLGDLVHRPAFPNTYQSSSEPPIHQGLSDCIVWTAPLALWSPDLKVVDLDARTTAALLTKDSGAVTATELHADVLAQLLLGYSLWGAVEAWQTHRAFAGSASPHGALRAAHAAMFATNGGRRPSPTQLDIEFDTRTGPGDLGIALAAVAASHNFIDAVIMAVNHSGDSAVTGALAGQLAGAIYGLDGIPTPWLDELELREIIEILCQDATEAFAPPPPPQWVQRYAPNPRQLGGPRELPNTVEGFAEQTMVLPAITAGPVPASDGLDTVDTPPQGIPAPSGDARGNRAQRDGSWSDAGSNRSAGNIGGPTFPAVSAGSRAEPVAFEFTDPSSTGPIPVSQLRSAEAPLESNAVFPTVDAWVDPVARERAQSEADSQFGAFPSLAAPVAPQAAEFSTSAEEVPAPDWESAPAAVTPDESPVEDWSAPVAEREQTAPTLDASERELPQAVPSAADPEPLVPEPAVEPEASAEEAPIVVPDADDISAAPEPAAASGRSVASLEFAELELPDADAADAVAEGAVVGPATFIEPPESIRGESFPDAFEDDARGQEQEVGGVQQGSSPVERAGSEADPDVEREPVDLEPPEPIELESAELGVKPDEDVVAAADAGEPKVAAAVADSETQGRAAEPPKPDSADLPEVAETSREAAAETVLPDVDDLGAGGPSDVDEREPSNGEPRGAAETPAAGPKPPEPAVPPIARGEHAKADRPDDSAPSLTERVLGCFLGGALGDALGADLEFITASEIAERFGPDGPSGLREAYGVHGAITDDTQMTLFTAEGLIRGSVANRMLGTAEPLAEVQLAYQRWLHTQGVEWDAAAGPFLADYPAPDGWLVEVPGLFKTRAPGKTVFRALARFGDGHPAGSFTERINDSKGCGGVMRAAPVALCSTDPAEVFRLAASTAALTHSHPAGYHSAGALAVIVQQALLGRGLDDGVWLALQVLETWEDHEETSAMLKAAVDLAEAGVPSPQQVAETLGGGWVGEEALAIAVCAALVGGEDVELALRIAVHHDGDSDSTGAICGNIVGALLGVGALPVDWLAELELRDVVEQMALDCVAEFGRGAFQPGRSALEPPTDEDWNERYPVRPQWSAAPEPARRAAGDEPGPEFPAPKPAPRRINGVVHTFEGEAK, from the coding sequence ATGACCGACGCTCAACCGGGCTCGTCGCTGAGCTGGGCCGATCGATTCCGCGGCGCCATGCTCGGCGGGGCGGTCGGGGATGCTCTCGGGTCCGGCGTGCGAAACGCCACCACCGCCGAGATCCAGCAGTGGTTCGGGCCGCAGGGCGTCGTCGATTACCTGCCGGTGTACGGGCGGCGCGGCGCGGTCACCGACCTGACGCAGCTGACCGTGTTCACCCTCGAAGCGCTGCTGCGGGCGAAGGCGGTCGGGGAGCAGTCGGCCGTGCCGACGATCGAGGGCAACCACCTCGCCTGGTTGCACACCCAGGGCGTGCCGTGGACATACGCGATGTCCAAGTACGCGGCGAGCGACCCGACCGGTTGGCTGTTGCAGCGTCCCGAGCTGTACTCCACCCGGAATCCCGGCGGTCCCGCGCTCTTCGGCCTCGGTGACCTCGTACACCGACCGGCGTTCCCGAACACCTACCAGTCGTCCAGCGAGCCGCCCATTCACCAGGGCTTGAGCGACTGCATCGTGTGGACGGCACCGCTCGCGCTGTGGAGCCCAGACCTCAAAGTCGTTGACCTGGACGCGCGAACGACTGCGGCGCTGTTGACGAAGGACAGCGGCGCGGTCACCGCGACCGAACTGCATGCCGATGTGCTCGCCCAACTCCTGCTCGGGTACAGCCTGTGGGGGGCGGTCGAAGCCTGGCAGACGCACCGGGCGTTCGCCGGGAGTGCGTCGCCACATGGCGCGCTGCGCGCAGCGCACGCGGCGATGTTCGCTACCAATGGGGGCCGCCGTCCGAGTCCGACGCAGCTGGACATCGAGTTCGACACCCGGACCGGACCGGGCGATCTGGGTATCGCGCTGGCGGCGGTCGCCGCCTCCCACAACTTCATCGACGCCGTGATCATGGCGGTCAACCACTCCGGCGACAGCGCCGTGACCGGGGCGCTGGCCGGGCAGCTCGCCGGGGCGATCTACGGGCTCGATGGGATTCCCACGCCGTGGCTCGACGAACTCGAGCTGCGCGAGATCATCGAGATCTTGTGCCAGGACGCTACCGAGGCATTCGCGCCGCCACCGCCGCCACAGTGGGTTCAGCGGTACGCGCCGAACCCCCGGCAGCTCGGTGGGCCGCGCGAACTGCCGAACACCGTCGAAGGCTTCGCCGAGCAGACCATGGTGTTGCCGGCCATCACGGCCGGACCGGTACCGGCATCGGACGGGTTGGACACCGTCGACACGCCCCCGCAGGGCATTCCCGCACCGAGCGGCGATGCTCGTGGTAACCGTGCCCAGCGCGACGGTTCTTGGAGTGATGCGGGCAGCAACCGCAGCGCGGGAAACATCGGAGGACCGACGTTCCCGGCGGTCAGCGCCGGAAGTCGGGCGGAGCCGGTGGCATTCGAATTCACCGACCCGTCGAGCACCGGGCCGATCCCGGTGTCGCAGCTGCGCTCAGCCGAAGCGCCGCTCGAATCCAACGCGGTATTCCCGACCGTCGACGCCTGGGTGGATCCGGTTGCGCGGGAGCGGGCGCAGTCCGAGGCCGACTCGCAGTTCGGGGCCTTCCCGTCGCTGGCGGCCCCGGTTGCTCCGCAGGCGGCGGAGTTCTCGACCTCGGCCGAGGAAGTCCCGGCGCCGGACTGGGAGTCGGCACCGGCTGCCGTGACGCCGGATGAGTCCCCGGTCGAGGACTGGTCGGCACCGGTCGCGGAGCGGGAGCAGACGGCCCCGACGCTGGACGCGTCGGAACGCGAGTTGCCGCAGGCCGTTCCTTCGGCGGCTGACCCGGAGCCGTTGGTCCCGGAACCCGCGGTCGAGCCGGAGGCGTCGGCGGAAGAAGCGCCGATCGTCGTGCCGGACGCCGATGACATCTCCGCCGCTCCGGAGCCGGCGGCTGCATCCGGCAGGTCCGTCGCATCGCTGGAGTTCGCCGAGCTGGAGTTGCCGGACGCCGATGCCGCCGACGCGGTGGCGGAGGGGGCGGTCGTCGGGCCCGCAACGTTCATCGAGCCGCCGGAATCAATTCGCGGGGAGTCCTTTCCGGACGCTTTCGAAGATGATGCGCGCGGGCAAGAGCAGGAAGTCGGCGGTGTTCAACAGGGCTCCAGCCCCGTTGAACGCGCAGGATCCGAGGCGGATCCGGACGTGGAGCGCGAGCCCGTCGACCTGGAGCCACCGGAGCCGATCGAGCTCGAATCGGCCGAACTCGGCGTGAAGCCGGACGAAGACGTCGTCGCAGCCGCCGACGCTGGTGAGCCCAAGGTCGCGGCCGCCGTCGCCGATTCCGAGACCCAGGGTCGCGCCGCCGAGCCGCCGAAACCCGACTCCGCAGACCTGCCGGAAGTTGCGGAAACCTCCCGGGAAGCAGCGGCTGAGACGGTCCTGCCGGACGTGGATGACCTCGGTGCGGGCGGGCCGTCCGATGTCGACGAGCGCGAGCCGTCGAACGGCGAACCCCGGGGAGCGGCAGAAACCCCCGCCGCCGGGCCAAAGCCGCCGGAGCCGGCGGTGCCGCCGATCGCACGTGGTGAACACGCCAAGGCGGACCGGCCCGACGACAGCGCCCCGTCGTTGACCGAGCGCGTGCTGGGCTGCTTCCTCGGCGGTGCCCTCGGTGACGCGCTCGGTGCGGACCTGGAGTTCATCACCGCCTCGGAGATCGCCGAGCGCTTCGGTCCCGACGGCCCGAGCGGCCTGCGCGAGGCGTACGGGGTGCATGGGGCGATCACCGACGACACCCAGATGACGCTGTTCACCGCCGAAGGACTGATCCGCGGCAGCGTCGCGAACCGCATGCTCGGCACCGCTGAGCCGCTGGCCGAGGTACAGCTGGCCTACCAGCGCTGGCTGCACACCCAGGGCGTTGAGTGGGATGCCGCCGCCGGGCCGTTCCTCGCCGACTACCCCGCGCCGGACGGTTGGCTGGTCGAGGTGCCCGGCCTGTTCAAGACCCGGGCACCCGGCAAGACCGTGTTCCGCGCGCTGGCCCGGTTCGGTGACGGCCACCCGGCCGGTTCGTTCACCGAGCGGATCAACGACTCCAAGGGCTGCGGCGGCGTGATGCGTGCCGCCCCGGTCGCGTTGTGCTCCACCGATCCGGCCGAGGTATTCCGGCTCGCGGCCAGCACCGCGGCGCTGACCCACAGCCACCCCGCCGGTTACCACTCCGCCGGCGCGCTCGCGGTGATCGTCCAGCAGGCGCTGCTCGGCCGTGGCCTCGACGACGGGGTGTGGCTGGCCTTGCAGGTTTTGGAGACCTGGGAGGACCACGAGGAGACCAGCGCGATGCTGAAAGCCGCCGTCGACCTCGCCGAGGCGGGCGTGCCGAGCCCGCAGCAGGTCGCCGAGACGCTTGGCGGAGGCTGGGTCGGCGAAGAGGCGCTGGCCATCGCGGTGTGCGCCGCCCTGGTCGGCGGCGAGGACGTCGAGCTCGCGCTGCGGATCGCGGTGCACCACGACGGGGACAGCGACTCCACCGGCGCTATCTGCGGCAACATCGTGGGCGCGCTGCTCGGCGTCGGTGCCCTCCCGGTCGACTGGCTGGCCGAGTTGGAGCTGCGGGACGTCGTCGAGCAGATGGCGCTGGACTGCGTGGCCGAGTTCGGCCGGGGCGCGTTTCAGCCGGGCCGGTCCGCGCTCGAGCCGCCGACCGACGAGGACTGGAACGAGCGCTACCCGGTCCGTCCACAGTGGTCGGCGGCGCCGGAGCCCGCGCGACGCGCGGCCGGTGACGAGCCCGGCCCGGAGTTTCCGGCACCCAAGCCCGCGCCCCGGCGCATCAACGGCGTCGTCCACACGTTCGAGGGGGAGGCCAAGTAG
- a CDS encoding ADP-ribosylglycohydrolase family protein: protein MAENISEGAKMHASYRLTETPLPEITDGARDYARSHPDSWIYYTDHTLPDGAPVTTENVIGGRCIGTNGEFTGETWVNDQFLPQPAFAKRRFHAHLDLVLWRVLHGYTDLGGLAEAFAEASPLVVVDPDEENAPQIVEIDGKRAIFAFTSRELVPDESDAVREIPGRQLFDLGATDPELWIELNPSEAGQGLRLRLLIQGLGTVLGLLPQLAQESAARQAEQPGADTQQPQPAAQAQSAEAPPDAHERFMGSMLAGAVGDALGYAIEFHDIGLIRQHYGDAGLTAPVLRDGVAQISDDTQMMLFTLEGLIRAHVARRINPSDNDPVPEVQHAYQRWFHTQNQPWERAGGPYTRHLRQPDGWLITHRELFSARAPGSTCMSALANFAQTHRHASPQFRINDSKGSGGVMRAAPVAVWSNDPAEVFYAAVGTAALTHSHPSGFLSAGVLAVIVHQLIRAVPLPESVRMARDLLLRWRGHEEQLQIIDAAVELAKKGPVTPEELKDALGQGWVGEEALAIGLYAVLATDNLRDALLLSVNHSGDSDSTGIVCGNIAGAIYGTRAIPPDWLATLELRELVAALAKDALVEFSPGPPTDPGWTRRYPAW, encoded by the coding sequence ATGGCTGAGAATATTTCTGAGGGCGCGAAAATGCACGCGTCGTACCGATTGACCGAAACGCCGCTTCCGGAGATCACCGATGGCGCTCGGGACTACGCGCGCAGCCACCCGGATTCCTGGATCTACTACACCGATCACACGCTGCCCGACGGCGCCCCTGTGACCACGGAGAACGTGATCGGGGGGCGTTGCATCGGTACGAACGGCGAGTTCACCGGGGAGACCTGGGTCAACGATCAGTTCCTGCCGCAACCCGCCTTTGCCAAGCGCCGGTTCCACGCCCATCTCGACCTGGTGCTCTGGCGTGTCCTCCACGGCTACACCGATCTCGGCGGACTTGCGGAGGCGTTCGCCGAAGCGAGCCCCTTGGTGGTGGTCGACCCGGACGAGGAGAACGCGCCGCAAATCGTCGAGATCGACGGTAAGCGGGCAATCTTCGCGTTCACCTCGCGAGAGCTGGTGCCGGACGAAAGCGACGCCGTGCGCGAAATTCCCGGACGGCAGCTGTTCGACTTGGGCGCGACCGACCCCGAACTCTGGATCGAGCTCAACCCTTCCGAGGCGGGACAAGGACTGCGCTTGCGGCTCCTGATCCAGGGTCTCGGAACGGTTTTAGGGCTGCTCCCACAGCTGGCTCAGGAATCCGCGGCTCGGCAGGCAGAACAGCCGGGCGCGGACACCCAGCAGCCGCAACCAGCTGCCCAGGCCCAATCGGCGGAGGCCCCGCCGGACGCCCATGAGCGGTTCATGGGGTCGATGCTCGCGGGGGCGGTGGGGGATGCGCTCGGTTATGCCATCGAGTTCCATGACATTGGGCTGATTCGGCAGCATTACGGGGATGCCGGGCTTACCGCTCCGGTGCTGCGCGACGGCGTTGCGCAGATTTCCGATGACACGCAGATGATGCTGTTCACCCTCGAAGGGCTCATCCGGGCGCACGTTGCCCGGCGGATCAATCCGTCCGACAACGATCCCGTGCCCGAGGTGCAGCACGCTTACCAGCGGTGGTTCCACACCCAGAACCAGCCCTGGGAGCGGGCCGGTGGTCCTTACACGAGGCATTTGCGGCAGCCCGACGGGTGGCTGATCACTCATCGGGAACTTTTCAGCGCTCGGGCTCCGGGTAGCACGTGCATGTCCGCGCTGGCGAATTTCGCGCAGACGCACCGGCATGCCAGCCCCCAGTTCAGGATCAACGATTCCAAGGGGAGCGGCGGAGTCATGCGGGCCGCGCCGGTGGCGGTGTGGTCCAACGATCCTGCCGAGGTGTTCTACGCCGCCGTCGGGACCGCCGCGCTGACCCACAGCCACCCCAGTGGCTTTCTGTCCGCCGGGGTGTTGGCGGTGATCGTGCACCAGTTGATCCGGGCCGTGCCGCTGCCGGAAAGCGTTCGGATGGCGCGGGATTTGCTGCTGCGGTGGCGTGGGCACGAGGAGCAGCTGCAGATCATCGACGCCGCGGTTGAGCTCGCCAAGAAGGGTCCCGTCACTCCCGAGGAGCTCAAGGACGCCCTCGGTCAGGGCTGGGTCGGCGAGGAGGCGCTCGCGATCGGGCTCTATGCCGTGTTGGCCACCGACAACCTCCGGGATGCGTTGCTTTTGTCGGTCAACCACTCGGGGGACTCGGATTCGACCGGGATCGTGTGCGGCAACATTGCGGGGGCGATCTACGGGACGCGGGCCATTCCACCGGACTGGCTGGCGACCCTGGAGTTGCGCGAACTCGTCGCGGCGCTGGCCAAGGATGCGCTGGTCGAGTTCAGCCCCGGGCCGCCGACCGATCCGGGGTGGACCCGGCGTTACCCCGCCTGGTGA